The following coding sequences are from one Ornithodoros turicata isolate Travis chromosome 1, ASM3712646v1, whole genome shotgun sequence window:
- the LOC135377750 gene encoding lysophosphatidylcholine acyltransferase 1-like isoform X2, with amino-acid sequence MKERELHSKRHNNSFDATHFSLGDTKILPDYKTLKTFDEIDNMSRNIIEEAYTPPSDTVSNPFFFRIHLSPADKIKVALMSVFLVPIRIILVVFFLLITWLGCYIGQIGLSWKDLHEKPILGFRRDTLKPPLAFVMRLMFQCGGLSWSFKGELAKQKKAPILVVGPHSSLLDGVVVLLLGGLSPVTKAASEYIPFFGTILNFIQPVYVKRNDPNSRQNTVREITRRATSKDWSQIIIFPEGTCTNRSCLITFKLGAFVPGVPVQPILIRYPNELNTLTWTWDGPSAFKTLWITLCQLRTNMEIEYLPVYVPSEEEKKDPQLYAENVRMFMAKALQIPVSSYSYDDLKLLDDDASDPNSTIVRFRLQKLLTRNQILFKDLDDEILKVKAIIKSRDDPHVSFSEFAHLVGVQPNRTAKSYFEVIDIDKTGRVDLRCYLAGLWLMHPTEVHRAEKAFETFCNGGDGIGLEDFVQLAWMLLEVPKSVSLPLFEKLDTESAEKVYLDDFRNFVLETPQWAAAFTPNEPSIDEDQDENDDHTKRD; translated from the exons ATGAAGGAGCGTGAGCTTCACTCCAAAAGGCACAATAACAGTTTCGACGCCACACATTTCTCACTTGGAGACACAAAAATTTTGCCAG ATTACAAGACCCTGAAGACATTCGATGAAATTGACAATATGTCAAGAAACATCATAGAGGAGGCTTACACACCACCTTCGGACACTGTATCCAATCCCTTCTTTTTTCGCATCCATCTTTCACCAGCTGACAAGATAAAG GTTGCTTTGATGTCTGTCTTCCTTGTGCCCATTCGGATTATCCTAGTGGTGTTCTTTCTGCTTATCACGTGGCTGGGCTGCTATATTGGCCAAATTGGTCTATCGTGGAAGGACCTCCATGAAAAGCCCATATTAGGATTTCGAAG AGACACATTGAAGCCTCCATTGGCATTTGTGATGCGGCTGATGTTCCAATGTGGAGGCCTGTCATGGAGTTTCAAGGGGGAGCTTGCAAAGCAGAAAAAGGCCCCCATCTTGGTAGTGGGACCCCATTCCTCTTTGCTGGATGGAGTGGTGGTTCTCCTACTGGGAGGGCTAAGTCCAGTCACCAAGGCAGCCTCGGAATACATCCCCTTTTTTGGAA CAATCTTAAATTTCATCCAGCCTGTGTACGTAAAACGGAATGATCCAAACTCTCGCCAGAACACGGTGAGGGAGATCACACGTAGGGCAACCTCCAAAGACTGGTCACAAATCATCATCTTTCCTGAAGGGACTTGCACAAATCGTTCCTGTCTCATCACATTCAAATTGG GTGCATTTGTCCCTGGCGTTCCGGTGCAGCCTATTCTTATTAGGTACCCAAATGAACTG AACACTTTAACGTGGACGTGGGATGGCCCATCAGC GTTCAAGACCTTGTGGATCACACTATGTCAGCTGCGAACCAACATGGAAATTGAG TATCTGCCAGTTTACGTGCCAAGTGAAGAGGAAAAGAAGGATCCGCAGCTCTATGCAGAAAATGTTCGCATGTTTATGGCAAA GGCATTGCAAATCCCAGTCTCTTCCTATTCATACGATGACCTGAAGCTCCTGGACGATGATGCATCAGATCCAAACAGCACCATAGTGCGGTTCAGGCTGCAGAAACTGCTTACCAGGAACCA GATATTATTCAAAGACCTTGACGACGAGATTCTGAAAGTGAAAGCAATTATAAAATCCAGAGATGACCCACATGTCTCATTCTCAGAATTTGCTCACTTGGTTGGGGTACAACCCAACAGGACAGCAAAAAGTTACTTCGAGGTCATAGACATC GACAAGACCGGTAGAGTGGACTTGCGCTGCTACCTGGCGGGTCTTTGGCTGATGCATCCAACAGAGGTTCATAGAGCGGAAAAGGCATTTGAG ACATTCTGCAATGGAGGAGATGGCATTGGACTGGAGGATTTTGTGCAGTTGGCCTGGATGCTCCTAGAAGTACCGAAGTCTGTCTCACTCCCTCTGTTTGAAAAGCTTGATACAGAGTCTGCTGAGAAGGTTTATCTGG ATGACTTTCGAAACTTTGTCTTGGAAACGCCACAGTGGGCTGCAGCTTTTACTCCTAATGAGCCTTCAATAGATGAAGATCAGGATGAGAATGACGATCATACAAAGCGTGACTAG
- the LOC135377750 gene encoding lysophosphatidylcholine acyltransferase 1-like isoform X1 — protein sequence MKERELHSKRHNNSFDATHFSLGDTKILPDYKTLKTFDEIDNMSRNIIEEAYTPPSDTVSNPFFFRIHLSPADKIKVALMSVFLVPIRIILVVFFLLITWLGCYIGQIGLSWKDLHEKPILGFRRTVQVISRVFILMCVRCAGFHVIVRGQKVPPAEAPILVVAPHSSFFDTVVAMHGYPLPAAVVRSKSKDIFLLSTILNFIQPVYVKRNDPNSRQNTVREITRRATSKDWSQIIIFPEGTCTNRSCLITFKLGAFVPGVPVQPILIRYPNELNTLTWTWDGPSAFKTLWITLCQLRTNMEIEYLPVYVPSEEEKKDPQLYAENVRMFMAKALQIPVSSYSYDDLKLLDDDASDPNSTIVRFRLQKLLTRNQILFKDLDDEILKVKAIIKSRDDPHVSFSEFAHLVGVQPNRTAKSYFEVIDIDKTGRVDLRCYLAGLWLMHPTEVHRAEKAFETFCNGGDGIGLEDFVQLAWMLLEVPKSVSLPLFEKLDTESAEKVYLDDFRNFVLETPQWAAAFTPNEPSIDEDQDENDDHTKRD from the exons ATGAAGGAGCGTGAGCTTCACTCCAAAAGGCACAATAACAGTTTCGACGCCACACATTTCTCACTTGGAGACACAAAAATTTTGCCAG ATTACAAGACCCTGAAGACATTCGATGAAATTGACAATATGTCAAGAAACATCATAGAGGAGGCTTACACACCACCTTCGGACACTGTATCCAATCCCTTCTTTTTTCGCATCCATCTTTCACCAGCTGACAAGATAAAG GTTGCTTTGATGTCTGTCTTCCTTGTGCCCATTCGGATTATCCTAGTGGTGTTCTTTCTGCTTATCACGTGGCTGGGCTGCTATATTGGCCAAATTGGTCTATCGTGGAAGGACCTCCATGAAAAGCCCATATTAGGATTTCGAAG GACGGTGCAAGTAATCTCTCGGGTCTTCATACTGATGTGTGTGCGGTGTGCTGGCTTCCACGTTATCGTCCGAGGCCAAAAAGTTCCCCCTGCTGAGGCTCCCATTCTGGTTGTAGCCCCACACTCCTCATTCTTCGATACGGTGGTAGCCATGCATGGCTACCCCTTGCCAGCAGCGGTTGTGCGAAGCAAGAGCAAGGATATATTCCTCCTTTCCA CAATCTTAAATTTCATCCAGCCTGTGTACGTAAAACGGAATGATCCAAACTCTCGCCAGAACACGGTGAGGGAGATCACACGTAGGGCAACCTCCAAAGACTGGTCACAAATCATCATCTTTCCTGAAGGGACTTGCACAAATCGTTCCTGTCTCATCACATTCAAATTGG GTGCATTTGTCCCTGGCGTTCCGGTGCAGCCTATTCTTATTAGGTACCCAAATGAACTG AACACTTTAACGTGGACGTGGGATGGCCCATCAGC GTTCAAGACCTTGTGGATCACACTATGTCAGCTGCGAACCAACATGGAAATTGAG TATCTGCCAGTTTACGTGCCAAGTGAAGAGGAAAAGAAGGATCCGCAGCTCTATGCAGAAAATGTTCGCATGTTTATGGCAAA GGCATTGCAAATCCCAGTCTCTTCCTATTCATACGATGACCTGAAGCTCCTGGACGATGATGCATCAGATCCAAACAGCACCATAGTGCGGTTCAGGCTGCAGAAACTGCTTACCAGGAACCA GATATTATTCAAAGACCTTGACGACGAGATTCTGAAAGTGAAAGCAATTATAAAATCCAGAGATGACCCACATGTCTCATTCTCAGAATTTGCTCACTTGGTTGGGGTACAACCCAACAGGACAGCAAAAAGTTACTTCGAGGTCATAGACATC GACAAGACCGGTAGAGTGGACTTGCGCTGCTACCTGGCGGGTCTTTGGCTGATGCATCCAACAGAGGTTCATAGAGCGGAAAAGGCATTTGAG ACATTCTGCAATGGAGGAGATGGCATTGGACTGGAGGATTTTGTGCAGTTGGCCTGGATGCTCCTAGAAGTACCGAAGTCTGTCTCACTCCCTCTGTTTGAAAAGCTTGATACAGAGTCTGCTGAGAAGGTTTATCTGG ATGACTTTCGAAACTTTGTCTTGGAAACGCCACAGTGGGCTGCAGCTTTTACTCCTAATGAGCCTTCAATAGATGAAGATCAGGATGAGAATGACGATCATACAAAGCGTGACTAG
- the LOC135377750 gene encoding lysophosphatidylcholine acyltransferase 1-like isoform X3 has protein sequence MSRNIIEEAYTPPSDTVSNPFFFRIHLSPADKIKVALMSVFLVPIRIILVVFFLLITWLGCYIGQIGLSWKDLHEKPILGFRRTVQVISRVFILMCVRCAGFHVIVRGQKVPPAEAPILVVAPHSSFFDTVVAMHGYPLPAAVVRSKSKDIFLLSTILNFIQPVYVKRNDPNSRQNTVREITRRATSKDWSQIIIFPEGTCTNRSCLITFKLGAFVPGVPVQPILIRYPNELNTLTWTWDGPSAFKTLWITLCQLRTNMEIEYLPVYVPSEEEKKDPQLYAENVRMFMAKALQIPVSSYSYDDLKLLDDDASDPNSTIVRFRLQKLLTRNQILFKDLDDEILKVKAIIKSRDDPHVSFSEFAHLVGVQPNRTAKSYFEVIDIDKTGRVDLRCYLAGLWLMHPTEVHRAEKAFETFCNGGDGIGLEDFVQLAWMLLEVPKSVSLPLFEKLDTESAEKVYLDDFRNFVLETPQWAAAFTPNEPSIDEDQDENDDHTKRD, from the exons ATGTCAAGAAACATCATAGAGGAGGCTTACACACCACCTTCGGACACTGTATCCAATCCCTTCTTTTTTCGCATCCATCTTTCACCAGCTGACAAGATAAAG GTTGCTTTGATGTCTGTCTTCCTTGTGCCCATTCGGATTATCCTAGTGGTGTTCTTTCTGCTTATCACGTGGCTGGGCTGCTATATTGGCCAAATTGGTCTATCGTGGAAGGACCTCCATGAAAAGCCCATATTAGGATTTCGAAG GACGGTGCAAGTAATCTCTCGGGTCTTCATACTGATGTGTGTGCGGTGTGCTGGCTTCCACGTTATCGTCCGAGGCCAAAAAGTTCCCCCTGCTGAGGCTCCCATTCTGGTTGTAGCCCCACACTCCTCATTCTTCGATACGGTGGTAGCCATGCATGGCTACCCCTTGCCAGCAGCGGTTGTGCGAAGCAAGAGCAAGGATATATTCCTCCTTTCCA CAATCTTAAATTTCATCCAGCCTGTGTACGTAAAACGGAATGATCCAAACTCTCGCCAGAACACGGTGAGGGAGATCACACGTAGGGCAACCTCCAAAGACTGGTCACAAATCATCATCTTTCCTGAAGGGACTTGCACAAATCGTTCCTGTCTCATCACATTCAAATTGG GTGCATTTGTCCCTGGCGTTCCGGTGCAGCCTATTCTTATTAGGTACCCAAATGAACTG AACACTTTAACGTGGACGTGGGATGGCCCATCAGC GTTCAAGACCTTGTGGATCACACTATGTCAGCTGCGAACCAACATGGAAATTGAG TATCTGCCAGTTTACGTGCCAAGTGAAGAGGAAAAGAAGGATCCGCAGCTCTATGCAGAAAATGTTCGCATGTTTATGGCAAA GGCATTGCAAATCCCAGTCTCTTCCTATTCATACGATGACCTGAAGCTCCTGGACGATGATGCATCAGATCCAAACAGCACCATAGTGCGGTTCAGGCTGCAGAAACTGCTTACCAGGAACCA GATATTATTCAAAGACCTTGACGACGAGATTCTGAAAGTGAAAGCAATTATAAAATCCAGAGATGACCCACATGTCTCATTCTCAGAATTTGCTCACTTGGTTGGGGTACAACCCAACAGGACAGCAAAAAGTTACTTCGAGGTCATAGACATC GACAAGACCGGTAGAGTGGACTTGCGCTGCTACCTGGCGGGTCTTTGGCTGATGCATCCAACAGAGGTTCATAGAGCGGAAAAGGCATTTGAG ACATTCTGCAATGGAGGAGATGGCATTGGACTGGAGGATTTTGTGCAGTTGGCCTGGATGCTCCTAGAAGTACCGAAGTCTGTCTCACTCCCTCTGTTTGAAAAGCTTGATACAGAGTCTGCTGAGAAGGTTTATCTGG ATGACTTTCGAAACTTTGTCTTGGAAACGCCACAGTGGGCTGCAGCTTTTACTCCTAATGAGCCTTCAATAGATGAAGATCAGGATGAGAATGACGATCATACAAAGCGTGACTAG